One segment of Primulina tabacum isolate GXHZ01 chromosome 6, ASM2559414v2, whole genome shotgun sequence DNA contains the following:
- the LOC142549741 gene encoding uncharacterized protein LOC142549741 — translation MVDSGEPKRRVAFVLIDGLGDVSLPSLGYRTPLQAAHVPNLDAIASAGINGLMDPVEVGLACGSDTAHLSILGYDPRVYYRGRGAFESMGAGLAMSPGDIAFKSNFATLDEKTGVVTSRRADRHFEEEGPILSAALDGMKLPSFPQYEVRVRYATEHRCGVVVKGPKLSGNISGTDPLKDNRLLLKAQPLDDSDEAKNTAAVVNELSQEISRILVAHPLNAKRAAEGKNIANVVLLRGCGIRIEVPSFEKIHGLWPCMVAPTKIIAGLGLSLGIDILEAPGATGDYRTLLTSKATAIANALSAPLQLCPNVFVPGEEEHEPGQSNGYDFGFLHIKAIDDAGHDKAIIFKVKGLEAVDRAIGQLAKLLWQAESSGAFQYYICVTGDHSTPVEYGDHSFESVPFTLCRLKDFVGAAGGESHVLETSLDPFPLPIVASGEEIVDEYQSREKKQGKQDPAFNGDTVLEFDELAAARGCLGRFPGSEMMGIIKAFIKL, via the exons ATGGTTGACTCAGGGGAGCCAAAGAGAAGGGTGGCTTTTGTCCTAATTGATGGACTGGGAGATGTATCACTTCCAAGTTTAGGCTACAGGACTCCTCTGCAAGCAGCTCACGTACCTAACTTGGATGCCATAGCTTCGGCTGGAATAAATGGCTTAATGGATCCCGTTGAAGTTGGGTTGGCTTGTGGAAGTGATACCGCACATCTTTCTATATTGGGTTATGATCCTCGTGTTTATTATCGAGGGCGAGGTGCATTTGAGTCTATGGGTGCTGGACTGGCAATGTCTCCCGGTGACATTGCATTTAAA TCAAACTTCGCTACCTTGGATGAGAAAACAGGAGTAGTTACTAGCCGGAGGGCAGATAGGCATTTTGAAGAAGAAGGACCCATTCTTTCTGCAGCATTGGATGGAATGAAGCTGCCCTCTTTTCCTCAGTATGAAGTTAGAGTCAG ATATGCAACAGAGCATAGATGTGGGGTGGTTGTAAAAGGACCAAAATTAAGTGGAAACATATCAGGAACGGATCCATTGAAGGATAACCGCCTACTTTTAAAAGCTCAACCACTTGATGATTCTGATGAAGCAAAAAACACAGCTGCGGTTGTTAATGAGTTATCCCAGGAAATATCTCGCATTTTGGTTGCCCACCCTCTGAACGCCAAAAGGGCTGCTGAAGGAAAGAATATTGCAAATGTCGTTCTTTTACGAGGTTGTGGTATTCGAATAGAG GTtccttcattcgaaaagatacATGGTTTATGGCCATGCATGGTTGCTCCGACTAAAATTATTGCTGGATTGGGTTTATCCCTTGGTATCGATATTCTGGAAGCTCCTGGAGCCACTGGTGACTACAGAACCCTGTTAACTTCCAAGGCAACTGCCATAGCCAATGCCCTCTCAGCTCCTCTGCAGTTATGCCCCAATGTTTTTGTGCCTGGTGAAGAAGAGCATGAACCTGGTCAATCTAATGGCTATGATTTTGGATTTCTTCACATTAAG GCGATAGACGATGCAGGTCATGATAAAGCGATCATTTTCAAAGTCAAAGGATTGGAAGCTGTTGATAGAGCTATAGGCCAGCTGGCTAAGCTCCTTTGGCAAGCAGAGTCAAGTGGGGCATTCCAATATTACATTTGTGTCACCGGCGACCACTCTACGCCAGTTGAGTATGGCGACCACAGCTTTGAATCAGTCCCTTTCACATTGTGTCGTTTGAAAGACTTTGTTGGTGCTGCGGGTGGGGAATCACATGTCTTGGAAACTTCTCTCGACCCATTTCCACTTCCAATCGTAGCATCTGGTGAAGAGATTGTAGATGAATATCAAAGTCGAGAAAAGAAACAAGGCAAACAAGATCCAGCTTTCAACGGTGACACAGTGCTTGAATTCGACGAGTTGGCTGCAGCTAGAGGATGTCTCGGGAGATTTCCTGGTAGTGAAATGATGGGGATCATTAAAGCATTTATCAAGCTCTAA
- the LOC142548274 gene encoding LOW QUALITY PROTEIN: proline dehydrogenase 2, mitochondrial-like (The sequence of the model RefSeq protein was modified relative to this genomic sequence to represent the inferred CDS: inserted 3 bases in 2 codons), whose translation MATRSVHPKLLNKLPSSFRRLISAAPSSISAVPAFNLNPEASASKQGMITHTNPCDGPINIDDSSKIFSTVSTSKLTKSSIILHMTSIEPMVDFGMWVLNSKLMGTPLVKRIVFGAIERSFYDHFCAGKGLKEVGGTVKKLWDSGLRAMLDYGLEHAIDNEDCDRNLEQFIQTAESAKSQPDSSVSFIVLKITAIAPPSLLKRMSDLLRWEXKDKSLQLPWKLKTLPLFLNSNPLFHTPKRPENLTLEEETNLKLAHERLARLCMKCIEANVPLLIDAEDTSIQPAIDYLSYSAATEYRKNDNGPLIFNTVQAYLGDSKERLVVVKKSADVMGVCVGFKLVRGAYLSSERQLATSLGVKSPIHDTIQQTHACYNDCAAFMLQEIFNGSGXLATHNVESGKFAASKAIDLGLEKDSQNLQFGQLYGMADTLSFGLRNAGFRVSKYLPFGPIEQIMPYLLRRAEENRGLLSTSSLDKQLMRKELFRRLTPRFS comes from the exons ATGGCCACCCGTAGCGTCCACCCAAAGCTTCTCAACAAGCTCCCCTCCTCCTTCCGCCGCCTCATCTCCGCCGCGCCGTCCTCCATCTCCGCCGTCCCTGCGTTCAACCTTAATCCGGAGGCCTCCGCCTCTAAACAAGGCATGATCACCCACACAAACCCGTGCGACGGACCCATCAACATCGATGATTCCAGCAAGATTTTCTCGACGGTTTCGACCTCGAAGCTGACCAAATCGTCGATCATTCTTCACATGACCTCGATTGAGCCTATGGTCGATTTTGGCATGTGGGTTCTGAATTCAAAGCTGATGGGGACTCCCCTGGTGAAGAGAATCGTGTTCGGAGCAATAGAACGTTCGTTTTACGATCATTTCTGCGCGGGGAAAGGTTTGAAGGAGGTTGGCGGAACTGTGAAGAAGCTTTGGGATTCTGGACTTAGAGCTATGTTGGATTATGGTTTGGAACACGCAATCGATAACGAGGATTGTGATCGGAATTTGGAGCAATTTATTCAAACTGCTGAATCTGCTAAATCGCAACCTGATTCTTCT GTTAGTTTTATTGTTTTGAAGATTACAGCAATTGCTCCTCCTAGTTTGCTCAAGAGGATGAGTGATCTATTAAGATGGG TAAAGGATAAATCCTTGCAGCTTCCTTGGAAGCTCAAAACTTTGCCCCTTTTTCTGAATTCGAACCCGCTTTTTCACACTCCGAAGAGGCCAGAGAATCTAACCTTAGAAGAAGAAACCAATCTCAAGTTAGCCCACGAAAGATTAGCCAGACTTTGCATGAAATGTATAGAAGCAAACGTGCCTCTGCTAATTGATGCAGAGGATACCTCCATTCAACCGGCGATAGACTACTTATCCTACTCTGCAGCTACAGAATACCGTAAAAATGACAATGGCCCtttaattttcaacacagttcagGCTTATTTGGGAGATTCAAAAGAGAGATTGGTTGTAGTTAAGAAATCTGCCGACGTAATGGGAGTGTGTGTCGGGTTTAAATTGGTGAGGGGCGCATACTTATCGAGTGAGAGACAATTGGCTACTTCTTTGGGAGTCAAGTCCCCAATCCATGACACCATACAGCAAACTCATGCCTGTTACAACGATTGTGCTGCTTTTATGCTTCAAGAAATCTTCAATGGATCCGG TCTGGCTACTCATAACGTTGAATCAG GAAAATTTGCGGCTTCTAAAGCAATCGATCTTGGACTGGAAAAAGACAGTCAAAATCTCCAATTTGGCCAACTCTATGGAATGGCAGATACCCTTTCTTTTGGTTTGAGAAATGCAGGTTTTAGAGTGAGCAAGTATCTGCCCTTCGGGCCTATAGAGCAGATTATGCCTTATCTGTTAAGAAGAGCTGAGGAAAACAGAGGTTTATTATCTACTTCATCTCTTGACAAGCAACTTATGAG GAAGGAATTGTTTCGGAGATTAACTCCTAGATTTTCTTGA
- the LOC142549742 gene encoding S-adenosylmethionine decarboxylase proenzyme-like, protein MDVPISAIGFEGYEKRLEITFSEPGIFADPGGRGLRSLSKFQLDEILEPAQCTIVSSLMNEEVDSYVLSESSLFVYPYKIILKTCGTTKLLLSIPPILKLAGTLGLAVSSVRYTRGSFIFPGAQPFPHRSFSEEVAVLDNHFSKLGLSSKAYVMGDSDDLEKWHVYSACASGTSGLSPVYTLEMCMTNLDRKKASVFFKNQSSSASVMTEVSGIRKILPHSDICDFDFDPCGYSMNAIEGGAISTIHITPEDGFSYASFEAVGYDFNREDLSLLLERVLACFQPAKFSVALHSAVAGKDLDSEFTLCMKGYSCGERNCEALGNGGSMMYSSFTSSRSCGSPRSILQSCWSENEDEEVKK, encoded by the coding sequence ATGGATGTACCAATCTCTGCAATTGGATTCGAAGGTTATGAGAAGAGGCTCGAGATTACTTTTTCTGAGCCTGGAATATTTGCTGATCCTGGAGGCCGTGGCCTTCGATCTCTGTCCAAATTCCAACTGGATGAAATTTTGGAACCAGCTCAATGCACCATTGTGTCTTCACTAATGAATGAAGAAGTTGACTCCTATGTTCTATCAGAATCAAGCCTCTTTGTGTACCCATACAAAATTATATTGAAAACTTGTGGGACTACCAAACTGCTGCTTTCCATCCCACCTATCCTTAAGCTAGCTGGTACACTTGGTCTTGCTGTGAGTTCCGTAAGATACACTCGTGGAAGTTTCATTTTTCCTGGCGCGCAGCCATTTCCGCACCGTAGCTTTTCTGAAGAAGTTGCTGTTCTCGATAACCATTTTAGCAAACTTGGTCTGAGTAGCAAGGCCTATGTGATGGGTGATTCTGACGACCTTGAGAAATGGCACGTTTACTCTGCTTGTGCCAGTGGGACTAGTGGTTTGAGCCCTGTTTACACTCTAGAGATGTGCATGACGAATTTGGACCGGAAGAAGGCTTCTGTGTTTTTCAAGAACCAATCAAGCTCTGCATCTGTTATGACTGAAGTGTCTGGAATCAGAAAAATCCTTCCGCATTCTGATATATGTGATTTCGATTTTGATCCCTGTGGTTACTCGATGAATGCAATAGAAGGCGGTGCAATCTCTACAATTCACATCACACCAGAAGATGGCTTCAGTTATGCAAGTTTTGAAGCAGTGGGCTACGATTTTAATCGAGAAGATTTGTCTCTACTACTGGAGAGGGTGTTGGCTTGCTTCCAGCCAGCAAAGTTCTCTGTTGCTTTGCATTCAGCTGTTGCTGGGAAGGACCTTGATTCTGAGTTTACTCTATGTATGAAGGGATATAGCTGTGGAGAACGAAACTGTGAAGCACTTGGCAATGGAGGATCCATGATGTACAGCAGCTTCACTAGCTCAAGGAGCTGCGGATCACCCAGGTCGATTCTGCAATCATGTTGGAGTGAGAATGAGGATGAGGAAGTTAAGAAATAA
- the LOC142548275 gene encoding uncharacterized protein LOC142548275, whose product MDNSQNMSYQAGQAKGQAQEKCNQMTDKASNAAQPAKESMQEAGQQMKAKAQGAAESVKNATGMNK is encoded by the exons atggATAATTCACAGAACATGAGCTACCAAGCCGGCCAAGCCAAGGGCCAAGCACAG GAAAAATGTAACCAGATGACGGACAAGGCTAGTAACGCTGCACAGCCGGCTAAGGAATCAATGCAGGAG GCTGGACAGCAGATGAAGGCTAAGGCGCAAGGTGCAGCTGAATCTGTCAAGAATGCCACTGGCATGAACAAGTGA
- the LOC142550299 gene encoding protein GLUTAMINE DUMPER 5-like: protein MRRIPEHPTATRAGGELQQWNSPMPYLFGALALMLGLVATALIIFACSYRKPPPADQSPDDKSQSPEHALQPEMDPRMVVIMAGETNPTHLAKPISAAPRSQQEV, encoded by the coding sequence ATGAGACGGATACCAGAACATCCCACCGCCACCCGAGCAGGTGGCGAGTTGCAACAATGGAACTCGCCGATGCCTTACCTTTTCGGTGCTCTGGCTCTCATGCTTGGGCTTGTCGCCACGGCCTTGATAATCTTCGCTTGCTCTTACAGAAAACCGCCACCGGCTGATCAATCTCCAGACGATAAATCGCAAAGTCCGGAGCACGCTTTACAGCCTGAAATGGATCCCAGAATGGTGGTGATCATGGCAGGTGAAACTAATCCTACGCACCTCGCCAAACCAATCTCCGCTGCTCCACGCAGTCAGCAAGAAGTTTGA
- the LOC142550300 gene encoding protein GLUTAMINE DUMPER 6-like codes for MRPTPTADAHNNPSGFLNWNSPLPYLFGGLGLMLLLIATALIILACSYRKSSSRSTDQGGDKATQLPTAVAAADNTPKIVVIMAGDDNPTRLAVPIPSSFSISAKQLP; via the coding sequence ATGAGGCCAACACCAACAGCAGATGCACACAATAATCCTTCTGGATTCTTGAACTGGAATTCTCCATTGCCTTACTTATTCGGCGGCTTAGGCTTAATGCTTCTGTTGATCGCTACAGCCTTGATCATCTTAGCATGTTCCTACCGGAAATCCTCTTCACGCTCCACCGATCAAGGCGGAGACAAGGCCACTCAGCTACCCACCGCCGTCGCTGCCGCGGATAACACGCCAAAGATTGTGGTGATCATGGCCGGAGATGATAATCCAACCCGACTCGCAGTTCCTATCCCTTCTTCTTTCTCGATCAGCGCCAAACAGCTGCCTTGA